A part of Rhinoderma darwinii isolate aRhiDar2 chromosome 1, aRhiDar2.hap1, whole genome shotgun sequence genomic DNA contains:
- the LOC142734231 gene encoding protein FAM200C-like has translation MSSKMRKWSDEYVQYGFTCITERDGSQRPNCMICNAKLSNSSLAPAKLREHFLKLHGDGKYKKTTLTEFKVKRARVDEKATLPVLGFVPINKPILKASYEVAYLIAKQGKPHTIGETLIKPAVLKMANNMLGKEAEVKLSQIPLSNDTISDRIEEMSKDILTQVVANLISSPAKFSLQLDETTDVSNLSQLAVFVRYVKDDVIKEDFFLFCKPLTITTKAADVKKLVDDFFKDHNLSWDMVSAVCSDGAPVMLGRKSGFGALVKADAPNIIVTHCILHRHALATKTLPPKLAEVLKIVVECVNYVRNSALRHRIFSELCKEMGSEFEVLLYHSNVRWLSRGQVLNRVFAVRVELALFLQEHQHCHADCFKNSEFIVILAYMADIFAALNHLNQQMQAVESTSSKRKKT, from the coding sequence ATGTCAAGCAAAATGAGAAAGTGGTCGGACGAATATGTACAATATGGATTCACATGTATAACGGAACGTGATGGGAGTCAGCGTCCTAACTGCATGATTTGCAATGCCAAGTTGAGCAATTCTAGTCTTGCACCGGCAAAACTAAGAGAACACTTCCTTAAGCTGCATGGAGATGGAAAATACAAGAAAACAACGCTCACTGAATTCAAGGTGAAGAGAGCCAGAGTCGATGAAAAGGCTACACTACCTGTTCTTGGCTTTGTACCCATCAACAAACCAATCCTCAAAGCATCGTACGAAGTTGCTTACCTGATCGCAAAGCAGGGCAAACCACACACCATTGGTGAAACACTCATAAAACCAGCTGTGTTGAAGATGGCGAATAACATGCTGGGAAAAGAGGCTGAAGTTAAGTTATCCCAAATTCCTCTTTCAAATGACACCATCAGCGACAGAATAGAGGAAATGAGCAAAGACATCTTGACTCAAGTAGTTGCAAATCTGATTTCAAGCCCGGCAAAATTCAGCCTTCAACTCGACGAGACCACAGACGTTTCCAATCTAAGCCAGCTTGCTGTATTCGTGCGCTATGTGAAAGACGACgtgataaaggaagatttttttttattttgtaagcctCTTACAATAACAACTAAGGCAGCCGATGTGAAGAAACTTGTGGATGACTTTTTCAAAGACCACAATCTTTCGTGGGATATGGTTTCTGCAGTTTGTTCGGACGGAGCTCCAGTCATGCTGGGAAGAAAGTCTGGTTTTGGTGCGCTAGTGAAAGCCGATGCACCAAACATCATTGTTACGCATTGTATTCTGCACAGGCATGCGTTGGCAACAAAAACCTTGCCTCCAAAACTGGCTGAAGTATTAAAAATTGTAGTGGAATGCGTGAACTATGTGCGAAATAGTGCTCTGAGGCACCGCATCTTCAGTGAGCTGTGTAAAGAAATGGGCTCTGAATTCGAGGTACTTCTGTATCATTCTAACGTTCGGTGGTTATCCCGGGGACAGGTGCTGAATCGTGTTTTTGCCGTGCGTGTGGAATTAGCCCTGTTTTTGCAAGAGCACCAACATTGTCATGCGGATTGCTTCAAAAATTCTGAATTCATTGTCATTTTAGCGTACATGGCTGATATCTTCGCAGCTCTCAATCATCTCAATCAACAGATGCAGGCGGTGGAGTCAACATCATCGAAGCGGAAGAAAACCTGA